A stretch of Acropora palmata chromosome 9, jaAcrPala1.3, whole genome shotgun sequence DNA encodes these proteins:
- the LOC141892309 gene encoding uncharacterized protein LOC141892309, with product MLRELQLSDIVPPWYSPAVPKPIYESPEAQAYWDIPVFAVSEQVKHNRVDARFIDHEKKKVLAVEMSCPWTENREKKQEEKTIKYGPLRWELKQQFPGYDIRQYNIIIDVLGGWSTEVDEAMRELFGVRGGEILLRMQRAVISHTLNIARTLKVMS from the coding sequence ATGCTAAGAGAGCTTCAACTCTCTGATATAGTGCCACCGTGGTATTCTCCGGCCGTCCCAAAACCCATCTACGAGTCACCCGAGGCCCAAGCATATTGGGATATACCAGTCTTTGCAGTAAGTGAGCAAGTAAAGCATAACAGAGTGGATGCAAGATTTATAGatcatgagaagaagaaagttctGGCGGTAGAAATGAGCTGCCCATGGACGgagaacagagaaaagaagcAAGAAGAGAAGACCATCAAGTATGGCCCCCTCCGCTGGGAACTCAAACAGCAGTTCCCAGGATATGACATCCGGcagtataacatcatcatcgaTGTCTTAGGAGGGTGGTCCACTGAGGTAGACGAGGCTATGAGGGAACTGTTCGGCGTTCGAGGAGGGGAGATTCTACTCCGGATGCAGAGAGCCGTCATCTCGCACACCCTAAACATTGCCCGCACACTGAAAGTGATGTCTTGA
- the LOC141893294 gene encoding uncharacterized protein LOC141893294 — protein sequence MFKGCEACAKYDGFKCTNDSFYLKKGYWWKWENETNKELFISFHDALSKNSSVENNSTYEYPYPLPQPHRCPRPESCLGGMDSNCSEGYEGPLCDVCRQGYYKQLKTCRDCPSKKWMIGQLCLIAAVIFVITAVVAWRSKKQMKKKKGRSLGDLILSKLKIVIGFYQVTFGMIEAFAFIKWPESLTFIGKYSEMLQLNVLQIAPIHCLFANLKVDAFGRLYAILSINAAVIIFGFAFYGIRKVLIIRKTLETQEEKVKKISETKQIAYKAVFFVLYVTYLSTCSKAANILPLACRSICYTENATQCETFLRDDFTINCSSQEFRRPVIMAYFSVIYVIVLPAAALVMLWRHWKTLKASADEDNDESTHSQSSEVIAGLSFLFQNYKIRRWYWEFVETGRKVILTSGIILLGAESRAYIGMSLILSGYYGMLFAHMKPIEDPSENSLMLSSLAVTYVNLVIGAVSRIPEEEALSSTTYPNLERVLFDILVVGANVLVILIILVQYAMFIYRFFKEWRKNPRWSFSCCLALLLPLIDLQQEVLGMTGKNVLKQQLKTGNVDMPSLSGALKESGAVSIELNIFPEHTEETSGSPSEETETGRKKKGNADKGTGSTEDEPEKQATTTKKEVKQNLQTGNVNILSESGTLKKSGAVRIVRASIHERPKKRRGSLTKQKNRLPQDTSQQEIREMRTKNPLKQQLKTGKANAPLEPGALKKSGAVDFVLVTIHEHPKEACGSPSEERGTAEMKQGDDNKVTTSTPEEELEETRL from the exons ATGTTCAAAGGCTGCGAGGCTTGTGCTAAGTATGATGGATTTAAATGCACGAATGACTCTTTTTATCTTAAAAAGGGATACTGGTGGAAATGGGAGAACGAGACGAACAAAGAACTTTTCATATCCTTTCATGACGCCCTAAGCAAGAATTCATCTGTGGAAAACAATTCCACCTATGAGTATCCATACCCTCTTCCTCAACCACATAGATGTCCAAGACCGGAGTCATGTTTGGGAGGCATGGATTCCAATTGTTCTGAAGGTTATGAAGGGCCATTGTGTGATGTGTGCCGGCAAGGATATTACAAACAGCTTAAGACGTGCAGGGATTGCCCATCAAAGAAATGGATGATCGGACAGCTCTGCCTTATAGCGGCagtaatttttgtaataacTGCTGTTGTAGCTTGGAGaagcaagaaacaaatgaagaagaaaaaaggtcGCTCCTTGGGGGATCTCATTCTTAGCAAATTGAAAATAGTCATTGGTTTCTACCAAGTGACTTTTGGAATGATTGAGGCATTTGCCTTCATAAAATGGCCAGAATCGCTTACATTTATCGGAAAATATTCTGAGATGCTGCAGCTAAATGTCCTCCAGATCGCTCCAATCCACTGCCTCTTTGCAAATCTGAAAGTGGATGCTTTTGGAAGATTGTATGCCATACTTAGCATAAATGCTGCAGTCATCATTTTCGGATTCGCTTTTTACGGCATCAGGAAAGTCTTAATAATCAGAAAGACCTTGGAAACCCAAgaagaaaaagtcaagaaaatttcagaaacaaAGCAGATAGCCTacaaggcagtttttttcgttctttacGTAACTTACCTCAGCACGTGCTCGAAGGCAGCAAATATTCTCCCCCTTGCTTGTCGCTCTATTTGCTACACCGAAAATGCAACACAATGTGAAACTTTTCTCAGAGATGATTTCACTATAAATTGTTCAAGCCAAGAATTCCGACGACCTGTTATTATGGCATACTTCAGTGTCATCTACGTCATTGTTCTACCCGCAGCAGCCCTGGTTATGCTTTGGAGGCATTGGAAAACTCTAAAAGCATCAGCTGACGAAGACAACGATGAGTCGACACATTCCCAAAGTTCCGAGGTCATCGCAGGATTGAGTTTTTTGTTCCAAAACTACAAGATTCGCAGGTGGTATTGGGAATTTGTTGAAACGGGTCGAAAAGTGATTCTTACATCTGGTATTATCCTGCTTGGAGCGGAGAGCAGAGCTTACATTGGAATGTCTCTCATTCTGTCCGGTTACTATGGTATGCTTTTTGCTCACATGAAGCCGATAGAGGATCCCTCAGAAAATTCCTTGATGTTGTCTTCCCTTGCAGTCACGTACGTCAATCTCGTAATAGGTGCTGTAAGTAGAATCCCAGAAGAAGAGGCTCTATCCTCGACAACGTACCCAAACCTGGAAAGAGTCTTGTTCGACATATTGGTGGTTGGAGCGAATGTCTtggttattttaattattttgg tcCAGTACGCCATGTTTATTTATCGTTTTTTCAAAGAGTGGCGTAAAAACCCACGATGgtctttttcctgttgtttggCGTTGCTTCTTCCCCTGATTGACCTCCAGCAAGAGGTCCTAGGAATGACGGGAAAAAACGTACTAAAACAACAGCTGAAAACTGGCAACGTCGACATGCCATCGCTGTCTGGGGCGCTTAAGGAAAGTGGAGCAGTGAGCATTGAACTTAACATATTCCCGGAGCACACAGAAGAGACCAGTGGATCTCCTTCTGAGGAAACAGAAACTGgccgaaagaaaaaaggaaatgctGACAAGGGGACAGGTAGCACAGAAGATGAGCCGGAGAAGCAGGCGACGACAACAAAAAAGGAAGTGAAGCAGAACCTGCAAACTGGTAACGTAAATATTTTATCGGAGTCTGGAACCTTAAAGAAAAGTGGAGCAGTGAGAATCGTCCGTGCCAGTATTCATGAGCGCCCGAAAAAAAGAAGGGGATCCCttactaaacaaaagaatcgTCTGCCTCAGGATACCTCGCAGCAAGAGATAAGAGAGATGAGAACCAAAAACCCATTGAAACAACAGCTGAAAACTGGCAAAGCCAATGCCCCATTGGAGCCTGGAGCCTTAAAGAAAAGTGGAGCAGTTGATTTTGTCCTTGTCACTATTCACGAGCACCCGAAAGAGGCCTGTGGATCTCCTTCAGAAGAAAGGGGCACTGCTGAAATGAAACAAGGAGATGATAACAAAGTGACAACTAGCACGCCTGAGGAGGAATTGGAGGAGACCCGCTTATGA